The DNA sequence GTGGTGACGATCGGTGGCGCCTGCAAGGGTTCTGGCATGATCCACCCGAACATGGCTACGATGCTCGCTTTCATCACGACTGACCTTGCTTTGCCGATTGACTTCTTTGCTGAATTCCGTGCCAACATCGCAGACTCCTTCAACGCAATTACGGTTGATGGTGACACCAGCACGAACGACACTTGCATCATGCTTGCTAACGGCATGAGCGGCATCAAGTACGAAGACCTCTCCCTCAGCGAACAGGGCGAATTCCGCGCTGCTTTGACGCTCGTGATGCAGAGCCTCGCCAAGGACATTGTCCGCGACGGTGAAGGTGCAACGAAGCTCATCGAACTCCGCATTGAAAAGGCTGAAAGCCACGAAGAAGCTCTCCGCATGGCCCGCTTCATCGGTACGTCGAACCTCGCCAAGTGCGCTATGTTCGGTGAAGACCCGAACTGGGGACGTATCCTCAGCAGTGCTGGTTCTAGCGGCTGCAACATGGTTGCTGAACACACGGACCTCTACTTCGGTGAAGTCAAGGTTCTCGAAGGTGGCCGTCCGGTACAGCTGGATGAAAAGCAGACGGCTGCACTGCATGCCGTGGTTCGTCAGCGTGAATACAAAGTAACGCTCGTGTTGAACATCGGCCAGGCTTCTGCAAGCGCATTCACTTGCGACTTGAGCTATGGCTACGTGAAAATCAACGCTGAATATACTACGTAATTAGTTACTAGAGTTGTCTTTCCCGACTTGATCGGGAATCTCCTTTTTTAAAACTTCTCGGTGATGCCGAGGAGTTTTTTTACGATTCTGTGTTTGTTTCTGGTGATGAATAATGGTTCCTTTTGTGAACGGCTTTTTTGAGAAAATCCTGCTTATGGTGGGATTTTCTTGTATTTTTAATTGAAACACAAGGATGGAATATGGATAACTTTAATTTCTACAGCCCCACGGAATTTGTATTTGGCAAGGATCGCGAAAACGAATGCGGTGCGCTTGTCAAGAAGTATGGCGGCACGAAGGTGCTGATTCATTACGGTGGTGGCTCTGCGGTGCGCTCCGGCTTGATTGATCGCGTTAAGGCGTCGCTCAATGCTGCGGGCGTTTCATTTGTGGAACTCGGTGGCGTGAAGCCGAATCCGCGTGATACCTTGATTTACAAGGGCATCGAAATGGTGCGTGCAAACGATGTTGATTTCATCCTTGCTGTGGGCGGTGGCTCCGTCATTGATAGCTCCAAGGGCATTGCTGTCGGCGCGCTTTACGATGGCGATTTTTGGGACTTTTATGCGAAAAAGTTGCCGGTCACGAAGGCACTCCCGATTGGTGTTGTGCAGACGATTGCTGCCGCCGGTTCCGAAGGCAGCGGCGATTCCGTCGTGACAAAAGAAGAGGGGATGCTCAAGCGTGATATCGGTGCTGACGTGATTCGCCCGAGATTTGCGGTGCAGAATCCGGCTTTGCTCTGCACGTTGCCTGCTTATCAGACGGCTTGTGGCATTACCGACATCATGGCACATGTGTTTGAACGCTACTTCACGAATACTTTGGAAGTCGAGACGACAGACCGCCTTTGCGAAGCGCTGCTCATTACGATGCTCAAGGAAGGCCCGCGCGCCATGGCCGAACCCGCCAATTACGAGGTTCGTGCGAACATCATGTGGGCGGGTACGGTAGCCCACAATGGTCTTGTGGGCTGCGGGCGCAGTCAGGACTGGAACAGCCACGCGATTGAACATGAACTCTCGGGACTCTATGACTGCGCCCATGGCGCGGGGCTAGCAGTTATTATGCCGGCGTGGATGGAGTAC is a window from the Fibrobacter sp. UWB4 genome containing:
- the argJ gene encoding bifunctional glutamate N-acetyltransferase/amino-acid acetyltransferase ArgJ, producing the protein MYTVLEKGGVCSPKGFTASGICAGIKASGNADMALLKSEKAARCFAVFTTNKVKAAPVLYDKAALEHAHFASAVIVNSGNANACTGEKGYADAERMAVLTEEALKLTPKSVLVCSTGVIGHLMPMDKIEAGIPKLVEKLHADASEEFGRAILTTDLALKSHAVEIKTEKGVVTIGGACKGSGMIHPNMATMLAFITTDLALPIDFFAEFRANIADSFNAITVDGDTSTNDTCIMLANGMSGIKYEDLSLSEQGEFRAALTLVMQSLAKDIVRDGEGATKLIELRIEKAESHEEALRMARFIGTSNLAKCAMFGEDPNWGRILSSAGSSGCNMVAEHTDLYFGEVKVLEGGRPVQLDEKQTAALHAVVRQREYKVTLVLNIGQASASAFTCDLSYGYVKINAEYTT
- a CDS encoding iron-containing alcohol dehydrogenase; translated protein: MDNFNFYSPTEFVFGKDRENECGALVKKYGGTKVLIHYGGGSAVRSGLIDRVKASLNAAGVSFVELGGVKPNPRDTLIYKGIEMVRANDVDFILAVGGGSVIDSSKGIAVGALYDGDFWDFYAKKLPVTKALPIGVVQTIAAAGSEGSGDSVVTKEEGMLKRDIGADVIRPRFAVQNPALLCTLPAYQTACGITDIMAHVFERYFTNTLEVETTDRLCEALLITMLKEGPRAMAEPANYEVRANIMWAGTVAHNGLVGCGRSQDWNSHAIEHELSGLYDCAHGAGLAVIMPAWMEYVVDHNVMRFAQMATRVFGCQMNFENPKATALEGIKAFRKFLHSIGMPINFAELGAKEEDIPTLVEKLNPGDGWGFVPLKAKDVTAIYTIAAHATLD